The Armatimonadota bacterium nucleotide sequence GCGCGCGCACATTGCGCGTCGCCACGTGGGAGGCGGGCAGGAATCCGCGCAGCCCCAGGTCCACCACCAGCCCCCCTTTGACGCGGTCGGTCACCATCGCCGACACCGTGGCGCCGGTCTCGTAGGCCTCGATCACCCCCCGCCACACGTTCTCGTAGTCGGCCTTGCGCTTGGACAGCACCAGGCCGCCCTCCGCGTTCTCGGTGCGCACCACGTAAACGTCTATGCGATCCCCGACCGCGAGCTGCTGCGCGGGCTCCCCGTTCTCTCCCGCCAGGTCCGCCAGCGGGATCATCCCCTCCGACTTGGTGCCCACGTCCACCAGCGCGCCGTGGTTGTCCACGTGCACCACCAGACCGCTGACGATGTCTCCCTGCTTGAGGGGCGATATCGTCTCGTCGTAGGCGGCATCCGGCGGCCGCCCGCTCGGTTCGGTGGGGGCCGGCACTTCAGCTTCTGGAGGTGAGCCGGCGTTCTCGGTCTGCAGGTCCATCTCGGGCTTCTCACTGTCGGATGCGGCCGCATCGTCCAGCGGCCGCTCTGCGTTGGTCCACGACATGATTGTCTCCTGATCGCATGGCCGCCGCGTCTTTGGCATCGCAAGAACGCGCGGGCGCTGCGACGTAGTTGGTATTCCCGCGGCCTCCACGGGCTAAACTCGACGCGCGGCGCCGGCTGATCCGCACCAGCGACCCGACCACCGCCCTCGGCGCGCCGCCGCCGCGTCACCGTCCCACGGCCCGATTATTCCACAACCATGCAGGCAGCGAAGGCGGCGACGTCAGGTGGTCTTGTGCACTGATGGGATACTCGGACGCAGGCAGTCGGGGCCGTGAGCACTACGCATCGGCTTGTCGGCTATCGAATCCTTGTTTTGTAGGATTTCCGCGCCGCCAGCCTCGATTCCTTCCCGCGTCGCGCGATGCGCTCGCTATCGGCGCAGGTCGAGGTCAGCCGCCCTCCCGGAAGTGGGCAACGGTCTGCGCCAAGCCCTGCTCCAGCGCTACCTGCGGTTCCCATTCCAGCTCGTGTCGGGCCCGCGCGCAGGCGAGATGGATGTGGCGCACCTCCCCCCGGACGCTCGGGCGCGTAGCGCGGCGGACGATCACACCCGGCCAGCCGCGCCAAGCCCTGGCAAATCGCGTTGACCGAAGTCGGGCGGCCGATGCCGATGTTGAGAGGTTCCGGCACTTCGCGCTCCAGCGCCAGCACGTTGGCGCGCACGACGTCGCTGACATAGACGAAGTCGCGGGGCTGCTCGCCGTCGCCGAAGATGGTGGGGATGCCCCCTCCCAGCATCGCGCGCGCGAAGATCGCGACCACCCCCGCTTCGCCGTGAGGGTCCTGACGCGGGCCGCAGACGTTGGCGTAGCGCAGGATGGTGTAGTCGGGCCGCCTTGCTCGCGGAACAGGCGCAGGTGGTGCTCGGCCGCGAACTTGTCGAGGCCGTGGAAGGCGGCGGCGGGATTAACGTTCTCGGC carries:
- a CDS encoding NAD-dependent epimerase/dehydratase family protein, whose protein sequence is MLRYANVCGPRQDPHGEAGVVAIFARAMLGGGIPTIFGDGEQPRDFVYVSDVVRANVLALEREVPEPLNIGIGRPTSVNAICQGLARLAGCDRPPRYAPERPGGGAPHPSRLRAGPTRAGMGTAGSAGAGLGADRCPLPGGRLTSTCADSERIARRGKESRLAARKSYKTRIR